Part of the Patescibacteria group bacterium genome, TATATAAAAATTAATACTGATTAATAAATTAAATAACATCAAAAAGGCTTTCCGTTACATAGATAACATCTTGCCTGAATAAATTGATTTTGATTTTCGTCGTGCTAAGATTAATTTAATGATAAAAGAGATAATAATAAGCGAGATAACAAAAGCGGTAAAAGATCTTTTTAATACCACTGCGGATTTCACTGTTTCACCTGCTCTAAAATTCGGCGACTACGCTTCAAACATAGCGATGATTGTGAAGAATGACCACCCGAGTGAAACCGCAGAACAACTAAAAAATAAATTACTCGAATCAAAAACTTTTACGGAAACTGTTTCTCGTGTAGAAATTGCCGGACCGGGATTTTTAAATTTCACAATCAACGACATCGTCCTCTGGGAAGAAATTAAAAAATGTGAAACTGCTCCAGAAAACAAAAATCCAAAAACAATTCTTGTTGAATACGGACAAGAGAATATCGCCAAACAAATGTCTGTCGGTCACCTTAGGTCAAACATCATCGGACAATCTCTTGTAAACATTTTTAAATTTCTTGGAGACAAAGTTATCTCAGACAATCATCTTGGCGATTGGGGAACGCAGTTCGGGAAACTTATTGTCGCATTCAAAAAATGGGGAGATAAAGAAAAAGTTTTAAAAGATCCGATTGCCGAACTTAATGCGCTCTATGTGATGTTTCACCAAGAAGCCGAGATGGATCCTCTCTTAGAAGATGAAGCGCGATTGGAATTTAAAAAGCTTGAAGACGGCGACCTCGAGAATGAAAAATTATGGCAATGGTTTAGAGACGAGAGTATTAAAGAATTCGGAAAGATCCATAAACGACTTGGAGTAAGTTTTGATTTTATGCACGGTGAAGCTTTCTATAAAGAAGAACTTAGCGGGATTATAAGTGAGCTCCTAGAGAAAAAAATTGCTACTAAAAATGACGACGGTTCTATAATGGTAACCTTCCCGGAAGAATTTTCCTCGTCACCACTCTTGATCCAAAAATCCGATGGCGCCACTTTATACGCGACCCGAGACCTCGCGGCTATAAAATTTTATAAAAAAGAATTCAATCCGGATATGGTGCTCCAATGCGCCGGCTCAGAGCAGGCTCTTCACTTCAAACAGATATACAATACTGCCCAGAGGGCTGGCTGGATAAAAGAAGGTCAATTCATCCATATACAAAATGGTATGATTCGCCTACCTGAAGGGAAGATGTCCACAAGAAAAGGCAATGTCGTGAAACTTGAAGACCTCTTCAATGAGTCAGAAGAAAGAACAAAAAAAATTCTAGAAGAAAGAAAAAGCGAAATAGAAGAAAATGAAAAAGACGAGCTAATAAAAACGATAGCCACAGGATCAATAATTTTCTCAGACCTCGGACAAAATAGAGAAGACAACATAACTTTCACATGGGACAAAGCGCTGAGCTTTGATGGGTACGCATCGCCATATTTGCAATATACTTACGCCCGAGCACGATCGATCCTACGTAAAGAACAATCTAAAGATTTTGAATTTAAAAATTTCTCAGGCGAAGAAGAAAGGAAGCTCGCTTTCAAACTTTCATTGTTTAAAGATGAAGTCATCAAATCAACAGAAACGTTTCACCTTCACATCATAGCAAGATACATTTTTGACTTGGCGCAAACTTTCAACAATTTCTACAACACCACCCCTGTCATAAACTCCCAACCGGAAGAAAAAGACCTTAGGTTGCTACTCGTTGAAAAAACATCTGCCGTTATAAAAACAGGTCTCTCTCTCTTAAACATAAAGTCTCCGGAAAAAATGTAAAAGGCATAAACGTTACACGGGCATTCGGGAGATATTGTCTTTCTCGCAAAATAATATAAGATGTTAGTGTCTTGATAAGAAAAAGATAACCGTGTTAATCACGGTTATCTTTTCTATTGAGTTCGATCATTTATTATGTCTGAGAAAAATAACGCCAGGCAACTGGCAATATCGGCAGTAGCTTATACTAGCGCCTCTATCTTTGGACCGCTAATTATCTTTGGCGGTATCGGCTTCTACCTAAGCAAGCAATTAGACAGAGGAAAGGTTTACCTATTCGTCGGGATAGGGATTGCTTTTATAGTCACTAATATCTTGCAATTTTTTAAAGTAAAAAAATTATTGAAAAAGATGAATGAAGAATCAAGGAAAGAGAAAGGGGAGGTAGCCGAAAATAAGGAAGAATAAATTTATGGAATTAAACATATCAATAGCTCCAGAAGTCGTATTCTATATAAAGTCATTTCCAGTGACGAATTCTTTGATATGGTCTTTTTTCATCAGCGCTTTTTTAATACTCATAACCCTGACACTACGCTTCTCCCTAAAGATGATCCCGGGCAGACTGCAAAACTGCGCGGAGATATTGATAGAGGAGAGCTTCTCTTTTGTTAAGTCAGTTATCGGCTCTGAGGAAAAAGCTAAGAAAGTTTTTCCATTATTTTGTACATTGTTTGTCTTTATCCTGGCGGCAAACTTATTTACCTTTATCCCCGGCCAAGCGGCAGTGACAATGAAGAGTGGAGACGGGGTGATATCCGTCTTTCGGGCCGCCATGGCCGATTACGGAATGGTACTTGTCTTAACGATAATATCTGTTATAATCATCCAAGTTGTAGCGATAGCGACACACGGGCCACTAGGCTACTTGGGGAAATTTCTAAATTTTGGAAGCCCGCTAAAGTTCTTCTTAGGGATCATGGATATTGTAGGCGAACTGGCTAAGGTACTCTCCTTGTCCTTCCGACTTTTCGGAAACATATTCGCCGGAGAGGTATTGGGGATGGTGATGCTCTTCTTAGTGCCGTTTATAGCGCCTCTTCCTTTTATGTTCCTGGGGGTGCTTACAGCCATCGTTCAGGCCTTCGTCTTTGCTACACTGACACTGGTATTCATAACTCTGGCGAGTGAGATAGAGCCAGACGAATTGGTGGAACAAGCATCAATTTAATAATAAGTTAATTATAAGTTAAGAAAATAAATATATGGAGACAGAAGCAGTAAAGGCACTAGCAGCAGGTTTGGCGATCGGACTAGGAGCCATCGGGCCAGCGGTTGGAGAAGGAATCATTGCCTCTAAGGCAATGGAAGCGATCGGGCGAAATCCTGAGGTAAGTAGTAAGATCACACCGCTCATGTTCGTAACTATGGCGATCACCGAATCAACAGGTATCTACGCGCTAGTGATTACATTGATAATTTTATTTGGTTAATCCGCCGCGGCGGATTAATTTTTGACTCTAGCAACATATGGAGCTTTTAAAAGCATTTGGAGTAAATTATAAAATACTAATAGCGCAATTATTAAATTTCGCTGTGTTGTTTTTTGTTTTATATAAACTGGGTTATAAGCCGATATTTAAATTCCTTGAAGATAGAAAAGATAGAATTAAAAACGGGCTAGAGATGGCAGACAAGGCAGAGACTCGCTTAAACGAAGCGGAAGAAGAAAAAAAGGCGATAATCATCAATTCAAAAAAAGAAGCGTCTGACATAATATCAAAAGCTGATAAATTGGCCAGAGAAAAGAAAGATGAAATGATAAGCAAAGCAAAAGAAGAGATTAGACTGGCGGTTGACCAAGAGAAAGAAAGAATGAAAGGAGAGAGAAATCAAATAGTAAGAGAGATCAAAAATGAGATAACTGACTTAATAGCAATTGCCGTAGAAAAAATAATGGAAGAAAAAGTTGATATAAGACAAGATAAAGCAATCATCGATAAAGTTATAAATAGCAAATAATTTATGAAAATTACTCCTAAAGAATATGCCGTTGGATTATTTAATTCTGCCTACGGGAAAGATGAAGACGAGGTTAAAAATATCATAAATAAATTTGTTGATCTTCTTATTAAAAATAACGACTTGTCAAAAGCCGGCAAGATATATGATATATTCTCATCTTTATGGAATAAAGCAGAAGGAATTGTAGAGTCTGAAGTTACAACAGCGAAAAAGTTAGACAAAGAGTCAATCGAGTCATTAAAAAATTTTTTGATAAAACAATCAAAAGCAAAAAAGATGATAATAAGAGAGAAAATTGATAAGAATATATTAGGAGGGATGATAGTCAGATACAACGATAAGATATTGGACAGAAGCTTAAAGACAAAAATTAAAAATTTAAGTAATTCTATTAAAGGCTAGCTAAAATATATTATGTCCAATACTAAAGATTTCATAATTGAACAAATAAAAAATAAAATTTCTGAATATAAATCAGATGTTACTATTAAAAATATAGGCAAGGTTGTTTCTATAAGCGACGGGATTGTAAAAATCTCCGGTCTTTCCAGTGTTGCTATGTCAGAAATGGTTGAATTTAAAAATGAGAAAAAAACAGTCTATGGAGTTGTCTTGAACTTAGAAGAAGATAATGTCGGGGCCATCATCCTTGGCGATTACTCAGATATAAAAGAAGGCGACGAAGCGACAGCCTCCGGTAAGATACTGGAAGTTCCGGTTGGGGAAGAGATGGTTGGACGAGTCATAAGCCCATTAGGTGAAGCCGTTGACGGCAAAAGTAAAATAGAGACGAATAAATTTTACCCTATTGAAAAAATCGCCCTGGGCGTTATCTCAAGACAATCGGTAAATGAACCTGTACAAACCGGTATCAAGGCTATCGA contains:
- the atpE gene encoding ATP synthase F0 subunit C; protein product: METEAVKALAAGLAIGLGAIGPAVGEGIIASKAMEAIGRNPEVSSKITPLMFVTMAITESTGIYALVITLIILFG
- a CDS encoding F0F1 ATP synthase subunit A; the encoded protein is MELNISIAPEVVFYIKSFPVTNSLIWSFFISAFLILITLTLRFSLKMIPGRLQNCAEILIEESFSFVKSVIGSEEKAKKVFPLFCTLFVFILAANLFTFIPGQAAVTMKSGDGVISVFRAAMADYGMVLVLTIISVIIIQVVAIATHGPLGYLGKFLNFGSPLKFFLGIMDIVGELAKVLSLSFRLFGNIFAGEVLGMVMLFLVPFIAPLPFMFLGVLTAIVQAFVFATLTLVFITLASEIEPDELVEQASI
- the atpF gene encoding F0F1 ATP synthase subunit B, giving the protein MELLKAFGVNYKILIAQLLNFAVLFFVLYKLGYKPIFKFLEDRKDRIKNGLEMADKAETRLNEAEEEKKAIIINSKKEASDIISKADKLAREKKDEMISKAKEEIRLAVDQEKERMKGERNQIVREIKNEITDLIAIAVEKIMEEKVDIRQDKAIIDKVINSK
- the argS gene encoding arginine--tRNA ligase, with translation MIKEIIISEITKAVKDLFNTTADFTVSPALKFGDYASNIAMIVKNDHPSETAEQLKNKLLESKTFTETVSRVEIAGPGFLNFTINDIVLWEEIKKCETAPENKNPKTILVEYGQENIAKQMSVGHLRSNIIGQSLVNIFKFLGDKVISDNHLGDWGTQFGKLIVAFKKWGDKEKVLKDPIAELNALYVMFHQEAEMDPLLEDEARLEFKKLEDGDLENEKLWQWFRDESIKEFGKIHKRLGVSFDFMHGEAFYKEELSGIISELLEKKIATKNDDGSIMVTFPEEFSSSPLLIQKSDGATLYATRDLAAIKFYKKEFNPDMVLQCAGSEQALHFKQIYNTAQRAGWIKEGQFIHIQNGMIRLPEGKMSTRKGNVVKLEDLFNESEERTKKILEERKSEIEENEKDELIKTIATGSIIFSDLGQNREDNITFTWDKALSFDGYASPYLQYTYARARSILRKEQSKDFEFKNFSGEEERKLAFKLSLFKDEVIKSTETFHLHIIARYIFDLAQTFNNFYNTTPVINSQPEEKDLRLLLVEKTSAVIKTGLSLLNIKSPEKM
- the atpH gene encoding ATP synthase F1 subunit delta, with translation MKITPKEYAVGLFNSAYGKDEDEVKNIINKFVDLLIKNNDLSKAGKIYDIFSSLWNKAEGIVESEVTTAKKLDKESIESLKNFLIKQSKAKKMIIREKIDKNILGGMIVRYNDKILDRSLKTKIKNLSNSIKG